In Methanooceanicella nereidis, a single window of DNA contains:
- a CDS encoding universal stress protein, which produces MAEIFKNILIATDGSKRTMNAIKKGVELARLQNSSIYAVYVIDNTVFNNIPVDSVWTGMHDLLEKEGNEAINMVKEAAGDGVAIEAHVVEGSPAIEITKFAGEHNIDLIVVGTLGKSGIDRILLGSVAESIVRMADCPVLVVKSPEE; this is translated from the coding sequence ATGGCAGAAATTTTCAAGAACATACTGATCGCGACGGACGGGTCTAAACGAACGATGAACGCTATAAAAAAGGGAGTTGAACTGGCAAGGCTTCAAAACTCCTCCATATATGCGGTCTATGTCATTGATAATACCGTGTTCAATAACATACCTGTCGATTCAGTGTGGACCGGCATGCACGACCTTCTGGAGAAGGAGGGCAATGAAGCCATCAATATGGTCAAAGAGGCTGCCGGTGACGGGGTGGCCATAGAGGCACACGTCGTCGAAGGAAGCCCGGCCATAGAGATCACGAAATTTGCCGGAGAGCATAACATAGACCTGATAGTTGTCGGCACGCTTGGCAAGAGCGGCATTGACCGGATATTGCTGGGAAGCGTGGCTGAAAGTATCGTGCGCATGGCTGATTGTCCCGTACTTGTGGTCAAAAGCCCGGAAGAATAA